Within Pseudomonas sp. LBUM920, the genomic segment GGTCACTTCGGCGTAGGTGGTATTCGGCGGGCCGCCAAACAGGCCGGCGGCCGTGGTGGCAATGCCGTCACCCAATAGCGTGCGATGCAGGCCAGGTTTCTTCAGGTAGTCGCGCCCGGTCACGCTGCCCACCGCAATTACACCGCCGATATGCTCGATCGCCGGGGCCAGGGCCACCGGGACGATGAACAGAATCGCCTGCCAGTTGAACTCCGGCGCGGTGAAGTGGGGCAGGGCGAACCAGGGCGCAGCGGCGATCTTCGCCGTGTCGACTACACCAAAGTAGAACGACATGGCAAAGCCCACCAGCACACCGGAAATGATCGGCACCAGGCGGAATATGCCTTTGCCGAACACCGCCACGATCAACGTGGTCAGCAGCGCCGGCATCGAGATCAGCATCGCCGTCTGGTAATGGATCAGCTCGCTGCCATCCCCGGCTTTGCCCATTGCCATGTTGGCGGCAATCGGCGCCATGGCCAGGCCGATGGAAATGATCACCGGGCCGATGACCACCGGCGGCAGCAGCCGGTCGATGAAACCGGTGCCTTTGACCTTCACTGCCAGGCCGAGGAAGGTATAAACGAAACCGGCCGCCATCACCCCGCCCATGGTCGCCGCGAGGCCGAACTGGCCCTTGGCGAGAATAATCGGGGTGATAAACGCAAAGCTCGATGCCAGGAATACCGGCACCTGCCGCCCTGTTACCACCTGGAACAGCAACGTGCCCAGGCCAGCGGTAAACAGTGCGACGTTTGGATCAAGACCTGTGATCAGCGGCATCAACACCAACGCGCCAAATGCTACGAAGAGCATCTGTGCGCCAGACAGGATCTGGCGCCAAAGCGGGTCGTTGAAATCATCCTGCATGCTCACGCGTCCTTCTGCTTGGTGCCGAAGATCTTGTCACCGGCATCGCCCAGGCCTGGGATGATGTAGCCGTGTTCGTTCAGGCGCTCATCGATGGACGCGGTGTAGATCTGCACGTCCGGGTGGGCCTTCTCGACGGCGGCGATGCCTTCGGGCGCAGCCACCAGCACCATGGCGCGGATGTCTTTGCAGCCGGCTTTTTTCAGCAGGTCGATGGTGGCGACCATGGAACTGCCGGTGGCGAGCATCGGGTCGATGATCATCGCCAGGCGCTCGTTGATTTCCGGAACGAGTTTTTCCAGGTAGGTGTGAGCCTGCAAGGTTTCCTCATTACGGGCCACGCCGACGGCGCTGACTTTGGCGCCCGGGATCAGGCTGAGCACGCCCTCGAGCATGCCGATACCGGCGCGCAGGATCGGTACCACGGTGATTTTCTTACCGGCGATTTTCTCGACCTGGACGGGGCCGGCCCAACCAGGAATCTCGTAGGTTTCCAGGGGCAAATCTTTGGTTGCTTCGTAAGTGAGCAGCGCTCCGACTTCCTGAGCGAGCTCACGGAAGTTCTTCGTGCTAATGTCGGCACGGCGCATAAGGCCGAGTTTGTGTCTGATCAGCGGGTGGCGGATCTCGCGAGTGGGCATGGGAAAAGCTCCGGCGGCGGGCAAAAAAACCGGCCTAGATTAATCTATCCGAGGGTGTTGTCCTATAGACATCTAGTACGTTAGTCCATTAAGGCTTGATCGTTGCGCCTCACATGCGTACCTTTGCCCGCTTTTCTTGCCACAGCACCCCCTTGGAGAGCGCCATGTCCGCTGATCTCGAGCATATCCGTCAAATCATGCGCGAGGCTGACTGCCTGTACACCGAAGCGCAAGTCGAAGAGGCGATCGCCAAGGTCGGCGCGCACATCACCCGCGAAATGGCCGACACCAACCCGGTGGTCTTTTGCGTGATGAACGGTGGCCTGATCTTCGCCGGCAAATTGCTGACTCACCTGCAGTTCCCGCTGGAAGCCTCCTACCTGCACGCCACCCGTTATCGCAACGAAACCAGCGGCGGCGACCTGTTCTGGAAAGCCAAGCCGGAAGTCTCGTTCATCGACCGCGACGTGCTGATCATCGACGACATCCTTGATGAAGGGCACACGCTGGGCGCGATCATCGACTTCTGCAAACACGCCGGCGCGCGCAAAGTGCACACCGCCGTGCTGATCGACAAAGACCATGACCGCAAAGCACGTCCGGACCTGAAAGCCGATTACGTCGGTCTGCCATGCATCGACCGCTACATTTTCGGTTACGGCATGGACTACAAAGGCTACTGGCGTAATGCCAATGGGATCTTCGCCGTCAAAGGAATGTAAGCCATGGTCCGCTTTCTTGATCAAACACTCTTCACCGAACTGGCCGAGAAAGCGGCCGCCAGCCCCCGTGGCCGGCACCATCATAACCTTCATCAGATGGAAGAGCCTTGCCATCGCCTGGCCGTTGGCATGCAACCCGACACCTATGTGCCGCCGCATCGGCACCTGAGTGCGGATAAAGCAGAGACCCTGATGGTGCTCAAGGGCACCCTGGGCCTGCTGGTTTTCAGCGAAACCGGTGAGGTGATCGCCAAGCGCGTCCTGCGGGCGGGCGGCGAGTGTGCAGGTGTCGACCTGCCGCCCGGCGTATTTCACGGCCTGGTGGTGCTGGAGCCCGACAGCGTGATGTTTGAATGCAAGGCCGGGCCGTATCGACCCGTAGGCGAGGGCGAGTTGGCTGACTGGGCGCCACACGAAGGCGATGCCGGCGTTGCCGAGTATCGACGCTGGATGCTCGCCCAGTTCGATTGAGCTACAGTGCTCGGCCATCTCTCTCGGAGCGGCCCATGAGCCTGTTGAAACGCACCTGCGCCGCCCTGGCGTTGACCCTCAGCTTGCCGCTGGCTGCGGCGCCTGCGCCGATGCACAGCCAGTTCCTGCCGCCCGACGACCTCACCTTGCGTGCCGCCACGCCCGATCAGCAGCAACTGCTGCAAATCACCGAATATGCAGTGGTGGTCGGCAATCAGCGTCAATCGACTCAGCAGCCGATCCCGGTGACGTCGCCGCTGATGATTCGCCTCAAGGGCAAACCCTTGAACAAAGGCGCGACCATCGCCCAGGTGGTGCTCAATTTTGACGCCGAAAGCAAAAGCCTGAAAAAGCCGGTGTTCGATGAGAGCAGTAAGACCCTGACCTTGTCTTACCCGGTGGCCCAGTACCGCGTGATCGTCGACCTGCTGCGCAACGACACGGTGTATGTGCAGTTCCTCAGCTATGCCAACGGGCACATTTGGGCCGACCTGCACACCGGCGCCGTTCGCGCTAAATAGTGGGACCGCAGGTATCTACACAACTGCTGGCGAACACAAAATCTGCAGCAGGCGAGCTTTTGTGGCGGCCTTTTATGCTGCGATGGTGGCGGGTCAGTGGGCTCAACTGTCACTGATGCACCGCCATCGCAGGCAAGCCAGCTCCCCCATAGGTTCTTGGTCGCTTCCGAAGCGTGTGTGCCGCAGGTAAACTGCGTTTCCCGTGTAATGTCTGCAGGCTGGAGTCGGTAATGCGTAAAGATAAGAAACAGGTGATTGGTGACGAGATTGGCGACGACCAGATCAAGTTGTTCCTGGACTTCGAGCCGGTTGACGCGACTTCACCGTCCCTGCACAAACTGATCAAAGCCTACCGTGGCTTGCGCATCGACGACTTCGCGCGGTTCCTGGGCTTTTTCAAGGAGGCCGGCCTGGATCTGGACGGCAAGGACGAGCATGGCCAGACCTTCGTTGACCTGATCAAGGATCAGCGTAACGCCGCCGAGTACATTGAGCTGATCGACAACGCTCGCGGCTGATTATCCAAGCCACAAAAAAAACGCCCCGTTCTCATGCCGAGAGCGGGGCGTTTTTTATTGCGTCAAAGCCTTAAGCGTAGCTTTCGGCTTCGTTGCTTTGCTCAACCAGTTCCAGGCTGATGTT encodes:
- a CDS encoding WbuC family cupin fold metalloprotein, producing the protein MVRFLDQTLFTELAEKAAASPRGRHHHNLHQMEEPCHRLAVGMQPDTYVPPHRHLSADKAETLMVLKGTLGLLVFSETGEVIAKRVLRAGGECAGVDLPPGVFHGLVVLEPDSVMFECKAGPYRPVGEGELADWAPHEGDAGVAEYRRWMLAQFD
- a CDS encoding hypoxanthine-guanine phosphoribosyltransferase; translated protein: MSADLEHIRQIMREADCLYTEAQVEEAIAKVGAHITREMADTNPVVFCVMNGGLIFAGKLLTHLQFPLEASYLHATRYRNETSGGDLFWKAKPEVSFIDRDVLIIDDILDEGHTLGAIIDFCKHAGARKVHTAVLIDKDHDRKARPDLKADYVGLPCIDRYIFGYGMDYKGYWRNANGIFAVKGM
- the upp gene encoding uracil phosphoribosyltransferase, producing the protein MPTREIRHPLIRHKLGLMRRADISTKNFRELAQEVGALLTYEATKDLPLETYEIPGWAGPVQVEKIAGKKITVVPILRAGIGMLEGVLSLIPGAKVSAVGVARNEETLQAHTYLEKLVPEINERLAMIIDPMLATGSSMVATIDLLKKAGCKDIRAMVLVAAPEGIAAVEKAHPDVQIYTASIDERLNEHGYIIPGLGDAGDKIFGTKQKDA
- a CDS encoding uracil-xanthine permease family protein, with the translated sequence MQDDFNDPLWRQILSGAQMLFVAFGALVLMPLITGLDPNVALFTAGLGTLLFQVVTGRQVPVFLASSFAFITPIILAKGQFGLAATMGGVMAAGFVYTFLGLAVKVKGTGFIDRLLPPVVIGPVIISIGLAMAPIAANMAMGKAGDGSELIHYQTAMLISMPALLTTLIVAVFGKGIFRLVPIISGVLVGFAMSFYFGVVDTAKIAAAPWFALPHFTAPEFNWQAILFIVPVALAPAIEHIGGVIAVGSVTGRDYLKKPGLHRTLLGDGIATTAAGLFGGPPNTTYAEVTGAVMLTKNYNPKIMTWAAVFAISLAFIGKFGALLQSIPVPVMGGILCLLFGSIAAVGMNTLIRHKIDLGEARNLVIVSVTLVFGIGGVLVGTGTGPDDFGLKGIALCAVVAIGLNLLLPGNDGWKNKKPDEPLI
- a CDS encoding PA4642 family protein, translated to MRKDKKQVIGDEIGDDQIKLFLDFEPVDATSPSLHKLIKAYRGLRIDDFARFLGFFKEAGLDLDGKDEHGQTFVDLIKDQRNAAEYIELIDNARG